The Macaca fascicularis isolate 582-1 chromosome 1, T2T-MFA8v1.1 genome includes a window with the following:
- the RCSD1 gene encoding capZ-interacting protein isoform X10, which produces MVSPFHSPPSTPSSPGVRSRPSEAEEVPVSFDQPPEGSHLPCYNKVRTRGSIKRRPPSRRFRRSQSDCGELGDFRAAESSQENGAKEEDGDEVFPSKSKAPGSPSSSEGAAGEGVRTLGPAEKPPLRRSPSRTEKQEEDRATEEAKNGEKARRSSEDVDGQHPAQEEAPKAPQTSGPEAENRCGSPREEKPAGEEAEMEKAAEVKEETVQNEEAGPEHESQETKKPEEGAAGKETPHSPPGGVKGGDVPKQEKGKEKQQEGAVLEPGCSPQTAPDQLETSSEVQSERAVPRPEDDTPVQDTKM; this is translated from the exons ATGGTGTCGCCATTTCATAGCCCACCTTCTACCCCCAGTAGCCCTGGTGTGCGATCTCGGCCCAGCGAGGCAGAGGAGGTGCCTGTCAGCTTCGACCAGCCCCCTGAAGGCAGTCATCTGCCCTGTTACAACAAG GTGCGGACGAGGGGCTCAATCAAAAGGCGCCCTCCCTCCAGGCGATTCCGAAGGTCGCAGTCAGACTGTGGGGAACTTGGAGATTTCAGGGCGGCGGAGTCATCTCAGGAGAATGGTGCTAAGGAAGAGGATGGGGATGAGGTGTTCCCATCCAAGAGCAAGGCCCCAGGATCCCCTTCGTCCAGTGAGGGGGCAGCAGGAGAGGGAGTGAGAACCCTGGGGCCCGCTGAAAAGCCTCCTCTGAGGAGGTCACCCAGCAGGacagagaagcaggaggaggacaGGGCCACAGAGGAAGCCAAGAACGGCGAAAAGGCCAGGCGGAGTTCAGAGGACGTGGACGGCCAGCACCCGGCCCAGGAGGAGGCCCCGAAAGCACCCCAGACCTCTGGCCCAGAGGCAGAAAATAGGTGTGGGAGCCCCAGGGAGGAAAAGCCAGCTGGAGAGGAAGCAGAGATGGAAAAGGCTGCAGAGGTGAAGGAGGAGACGGTGCAAAATGAAGAGGCGGGACCTGAACATGAGAGCCAAGAAACAAAGAAGCCGGAGGAGGGAGCTGCAGGGAAGGAGACCCCCCATAGTCCCCCTGGAGGAGTGAAGGGCGGTGATGTCCCCAAGCAGGAGAAAGGCAAGGAAAAACAACAGGAAGGGGCAGTGCTCGAGCCAGGTTGCAGCCCCCAGACCGCCCCTGACCAGCTGGAGACCAGCAGTGAGGTCCAGAGCGAGCGAGCGGTCCCCAGGCCAGAG
- the RCSD1 gene encoding capZ-interacting protein isoform X9: MVSPFHSPPSTPSSPGVRSRPSEAEEVPVSFDQPPEGSHLPCYNKVRTRGSIKRRPPSRRFRRSQSDCGELGDFRAAESSQENGAKEEDGDEVFPSKSKAPGSPSSSEGAAGEGVRTLGPAEKPPLRRSPSRTEKQEEDRATEEAKNGEKARRSSEDVDGQHPAQEEAPKAPQTSGPEAENRCGSPREEKPAGEEAEMEKAAEVKEETVQNEEAGPEHESQETKKPEEGAAGKETPHSPPGGVKGGDVPKQEKGKEKQQEGAVLEPGCSPQTAPDQLETSSEVQSERAVPRPEAFSDCSEDKCPPAQYNPLGWSTSHPTLYCGYIPKCFHFSAKELMETRLESWYSS, encoded by the exons ATGGTGTCGCCATTTCATAGCCCACCTTCTACCCCCAGTAGCCCTGGTGTGCGATCTCGGCCCAGCGAGGCAGAGGAGGTGCCTGTCAGCTTCGACCAGCCCCCTGAAGGCAGTCATCTGCCCTGTTACAACAAG GTGCGGACGAGGGGCTCAATCAAAAGGCGCCCTCCCTCCAGGCGATTCCGAAGGTCGCAGTCAGACTGTGGGGAACTTGGAGATTTCAGGGCGGCGGAGTCATCTCAGGAGAATGGTGCTAAGGAAGAGGATGGGGATGAGGTGTTCCCATCCAAGAGCAAGGCCCCAGGATCCCCTTCGTCCAGTGAGGGGGCAGCAGGAGAGGGAGTGAGAACCCTGGGGCCCGCTGAAAAGCCTCCTCTGAGGAGGTCACCCAGCAGGacagagaagcaggaggaggacaGGGCCACAGAGGAAGCCAAGAACGGCGAAAAGGCCAGGCGGAGTTCAGAGGACGTGGACGGCCAGCACCCGGCCCAGGAGGAGGCCCCGAAAGCACCCCAGACCTCTGGCCCAGAGGCAGAAAATAGGTGTGGGAGCCCCAGGGAGGAAAAGCCAGCTGGAGAGGAAGCAGAGATGGAAAAGGCTGCAGAGGTGAAGGAGGAGACGGTGCAAAATGAAGAGGCGGGACCTGAACATGAGAGCCAAGAAACAAAGAAGCCGGAGGAGGGAGCTGCAGGGAAGGAGACCCCCCATAGTCCCCCTGGAGGAGTGAAGGGCGGTGATGTCCCCAAGCAGGAGAAAGGCAAGGAAAAACAACAGGAAGGGGCAGTGCTCGAGCCAGGTTGCAGCCCCCAGACCGCCCCTGACCAGCTGGAGACCAGCAGTGAGGTCCAGAGCGAGCGAGCGGTCCCCAGGCCAGAG GCCTTTTCTGATTGCTCTGAGGACAAATGCCCCCCTGCTCAGTATAATCCATTAGGATGGTCCACATCACACCCCACCTTGTACTGTGGTTACATTCccaaatgtttccatttctcGGCTAAAGAACTGATGGAGACGAGGCTGGAGTCCTGGTATAGCTCCTAG